The following coding sequences lie in one Myxosarcina sp. GI1 genomic window:
- a CDS encoding GAF domain-containing sensor histidine kinase codes for MEELLFSHTEQNRLFARIETEITKGTALWQIIQTTLEDGRELLQSDRLLIYQLDVSADYSTNSQLSQPIDVVTYEAKSRDDILSSLYFQERDCSRNLSECRHKYHQGFSLVLDDIERYNLPDCLRSLMQKMQVRAEVVVPINVRGKLWGLAIAHQCFVPRQWHSDEIGFLRRLSEKIAMAIEHDCSYQKLKQQKEFLEQQVKIQARQIRNALISAQTAARSKHEFLGSMSHELRTPLTRVMGLSSTLLQSSLSKDRITLPLEKQQQYLKIIHESGKNLLTIIDNILDFSEVESGNYLLNIEQISLGDLAHEVLQKVRFEAQEKQIALELELKIKDERYSFKGDREKLAEILLNLVGNAIKFTNSGGKVTVRIWYESERAVFQVEDTGIGIAKKEIPLLFEKFKQLEDFRRRTHGGTGLGLALTKQLIELHSGTIEVRSTIGKGAIFTVYLPERNLPQPNIKKSQFIGRLGNEVDNVVLIVENEDNATFISQLLTAIGYKVVLSVDSSIDINRIELLEPTIIIVDKKSSAIATNLSQKNKQKPNNGRVKILLWCSQISASEWQYFSKNGVDDYLLETTNSLQIIKKLKDLGQSDL; via the coding sequence ATGGAAGAATTACTATTCAGTCATACAGAGCAAAATCGGTTATTCGCTCGCATAGAGACTGAGATTACTAAAGGAACTGCTCTCTGGCAAATTATTCAAACCACCCTGGAAGATGGTCGTGAATTACTACAGTCAGACCGTTTACTAATTTATCAGCTAGATGTTTCTGCCGATTATTCTACTAACTCTCAACTAAGCCAGCCTATTGATGTTGTAACTTATGAAGCCAAATCCAGAGACGATATTTTATCTAGTTTGTATTTTCAAGAAAGAGATTGTTCTCGCAATCTAAGCGAATGCAGGCATAAATATCATCAGGGATTTAGTCTGGTTCTCGATGATATCGAACGTTATAATTTACCAGATTGTCTGCGGTCTTTAATGCAGAAAATGCAAGTTAGAGCCGAAGTAGTTGTTCCCATTAACGTTCGGGGAAAGCTTTGGGGTTTGGCGATCGCACATCAATGTTTCGTACCCAGACAGTGGCACAGTGATGAGATCGGGTTTTTGCGACGTTTGAGCGAAAAGATAGCCATGGCGATAGAACACGACTGTTCTTATCAAAAACTAAAGCAGCAAAAAGAATTTCTCGAACAGCAAGTTAAAATACAAGCACGGCAAATTAGAAACGCACTGATTTCAGCACAAACTGCCGCTCGCTCCAAACATGAATTTCTCGGCAGCATGAGTCACGAGTTGCGTACACCTCTAACCAGAGTAATGGGTTTATCTAGCACTTTGCTACAGTCTTCTTTATCCAAAGATCGCATTACTCTACCTCTTGAAAAGCAACAACAATATTTAAAAATTATTCATGAAAGCGGCAAAAATTTACTTACTATAATTGATAATATTTTAGATTTTTCGGAAGTAGAATCTGGTAATTATTTATTAAATATAGAGCAAATTTCTCTTGGTGATTTAGCACATGAAGTGTTGCAAAAAGTTCGATTTGAAGCGCAGGAAAAGCAGATTGCGCTTGAGTTGGAATTAAAAATAAAAGACGAGCGATATTCATTTAAAGGCGATCGCGAAAAATTAGCCGAAATATTACTTAATTTAGTTGGTAACGCCATAAAATTTACTAATTCTGGCGGTAAAGTAACTGTTAGAATTTGGTACGAATCAGAGCGAGCAGTTTTTCAGGTAGAGGATACTGGAATTGGTATTGCTAAAAAAGAAATTCCCCTGCTATTTGAAAAATTCAAGCAACTAGAAGATTTTCGTCGACGAACTCATGGGGGGACTGGTTTGGGGTTAGCTTTAACCAAACAACTAATCGAACTGCATAGTGGCACTATAGAAGTTCGTTCTACTATAGGAAAAGGAGCAATATTTACAGTTTATTTACCAGAAAGAAATTTACCTCAGCCTAATATTAAAAAGTCTCAATTTATCGGTCGCCTGGGTAACGAAGTTGATAACGTAGTTTTAATTGTAGAAAATGAAGATAACGCTACTTTTATTTCTCAGTTGCTTACAGCAATTGGTTATAAAGTCGTACTGTCTGTGGATTCATCTATAGATATAAATCGCATCGAACTATTAGAACCAACAATAATAATTGTAGATAAAAAGAGTTCGGCAATTGCTACCAACTTAAGTCAAAAAAATAAACAAAAGCCTAATAACGGTAGAGTGAAAATTTTATTGTGGTGTTCGCAAATATCCGCTAGCGAATGGCAATATTTTTCTAAAAATGGAGTTGATGATTATCTTCTAGAAACAACAAATTCTCTGCAAATTATTAAAAAGCTTAAGGATTTAGGTCAATCAGATTTATGA
- a CDS encoding ABC transporter ATP-binding protein, which produces MHHVADSPTQKPQTEPRPVVETWNLQKVYRTGFWLNQKIESLKNCSITIYEGETFGLLGPNGAGKTTLLKTLLGIVNPTAGKAKILGKPIGDRHVKQKIGYLPENAYLYDHLTAWEFLDFVGGLFQIPRVQKRQRITELLDLVGLAQSTARKKKLKQYSKGMRQRVGMAQALINDPEIVFLDEPMSGLDPMGRYRMREIVLSLKRQGKTVFFNSHILSDIEQICDRIAFLALGELICQGSLDELLGTTNAYQVVVKGGDPESLAPWMSDLNWENNRAYGRLTGELNEFVAYLQQINARLVSLQLARHSLEEFFMQQLRTRGIEFSR; this is translated from the coding sequence ATGCACCACGTAGCCGATTCACCAACTCAAAAACCCCAAACCGAACCAAGACCAGTAGTGGAAACCTGGAATCTACAAAAAGTTTACCGCACTGGTTTTTGGCTGAATCAGAAAATAGAATCTTTAAAAAACTGTTCGATAACTATTTATGAAGGTGAGACTTTTGGATTATTAGGTCCTAACGGTGCGGGCAAAACAACTTTGTTGAAAACGCTATTAGGTATTGTCAATCCCACCGCAGGAAAAGCTAAAATTCTGGGGAAACCCATAGGCGATCGCCACGTAAAACAAAAAATCGGTTATCTTCCAGAAAATGCCTATCTTTACGATCATTTAACCGCCTGGGAATTTTTAGATTTTGTTGGCGGCTTGTTTCAAATCCCCAGAGTTCAAAAACGCCAGCGGATTACGGAGTTATTAGACTTAGTCGGATTAGCCCAATCTACCGCCCGCAAAAAAAAGCTCAAGCAGTATTCTAAAGGGATGCGCCAAAGAGTAGGTATGGCACAGGCGTTAATTAACGATCCCGAAATAGTTTTCCTCGACGAACCAATGTCGGGACTCGATCCTATGGGACGATACCGTATGCGAGAAATAGTTTTATCTCTAAAACGTCAGGGCAAAACAGTTTTTTTTAATTCCCATATCCTGTCGGATATCGAACAAATATGCGATCGCATCGCTTTTTTAGCTTTGGGAGAATTAATTTGTCAGGGTTCTTTAGACGAACTTTTAGGTACTACCAACGCCTATCAAGTAGTTGTTAAAGGAGGCGATCCCGAATCACTAGCACCCTGGATGAGCGATCTTAATTGGGAAAATAACCGCGCCTATGGTCGATTGACAGGAGAATTAAATGAATTTGTAGCGTATCTCCAACAGATAAATGCTCGACTGGTTAGTTTACAGCTAGCACGTCATTCTCTTGAAGAGTTCTTTATGCAGCAGTTAAGAACGAGAGGTATCGAGTTTAGTCGCTAG
- the mgtE gene encoding magnesium transporter, producing MTANGVKHDELRQLVRSQLELLLDSGNLEGAKALLVPVQPVDIAEAIEGLPESMQVIAFRLLSKSEAIQVYEYLSSEVQQALIQKFKRQEVLDVVDRMSPDDRARMFDELPAKVVSRLLAQLSPQERQATNILLGYEEDRAGRIMTPEYISLKENLTVSQTLERIRSLANASEVIYYLYVTDASRQLTGIVSLRSLVTASPEKTLGEIMIRDIVFVHTDTDREDVARTIQRYDLLAVPVVDKEERLVGVVTVDDVIDILEKEATEDIYALGGLQSDDNSYFQTNLLTVARRRVVWLFVLLLTNTVTGAIIRSQESLLQQAVVLAAFIPLLTGTGGNVGAQSSTVVIRGLNTEEIKDMGAGKVVFREALAGILLGLILGIVATVWAYFLQGNLAVATSVGISLVAIALLASVAGSALPFLFRSIGLDPALMSAPFITTAVDVLGVLIYFNIAKTILGL from the coding sequence ATGACAGCAAATGGAGTAAAACACGATGAACTGCGACAGTTAGTTCGTTCTCAATTAGAATTGCTGCTCGATAGCGGTAATTTGGAAGGAGCTAAAGCCCTTTTAGTTCCAGTACAGCCTGTAGATATAGCAGAAGCAATTGAAGGTTTGCCAGAATCGATGCAGGTAATTGCTTTTCGCTTGTTGTCTAAATCCGAAGCAATTCAGGTATACGAATATTTGAGTTCTGAAGTACAGCAGGCTTTAATCCAAAAATTCAAACGTCAAGAAGTATTAGATGTTGTCGATCGCATGTCTCCAGATGACCGCGCCAGAATGTTTGACGAACTACCAGCCAAAGTTGTCAGCCGCCTTTTAGCACAGCTTAGTCCGCAGGAAAGACAGGCTACTAATATTCTATTGGGCTACGAAGAAGATCGGGCGGGACGCATCATGACCCCCGAATATATCTCTTTAAAGGAAAATTTGACAGTCAGTCAAACTCTAGAACGAATTCGTAGTTTGGCTAATGCTTCTGAAGTTATTTATTATTTATACGTTACTGATGCTTCGCGGCAGTTGACAGGTATTGTTTCTTTACGCAGTTTGGTAACGGCTTCTCCTGAAAAGACACTGGGGGAAATTATGATTCGCGATATAGTTTTTGTACATACCGATACCGATCGCGAAGACGTGGCTCGAACTATTCAACGTTACGATTTATTGGCAGTGCCAGTCGTCGATAAAGAAGAGAGATTAGTTGGTGTCGTAACGGTAGACGATGTTATCGATATTTTAGAAAAAGAAGCTACAGAAGATATTTATGCCCTGGGAGGGCTACAGTCAGATGACAACAGTTATTTTCAAACTAATTTACTAACCGTTGCCCGTAGGCGCGTTGTGTGGCTATTTGTTTTGTTGCTGACCAATACGGTTACGGGAGCAATCATTCGTTCTCAAGAGAGTTTGCTGCAGCAGGCAGTGGTTTTAGCTGCTTTTATCCCTTTGCTAACAGGTACTGGCGGCAATGTCGGCGCACAATCTTCGACCGTTGTAATTCGCGGTTTGAATACAGAAGAAATTAAAGATATGGGTGCGGGAAAAGTAGTGTTTCGCGAGGCGTTAGCAGGAATACTATTAGGGCTGATTTTAGGCATTGTAGCAACGGTTTGGGCATATTTTCTTCAGGGAAATTTAGCCGTAGCCACTTCTGTAGGCATTAGTTTAGTTGCGATCGCACTATTAGCTTCAGTAGCAGGTTCTGCCCTACCGTTTTTGTTTCGCTCTATCGGACTCGAT
- a CDS encoding RNA-binding protein, with translation MSIYVGNLSYDVTKEDLSTVFAEYGTVTRVALPSDRETGRPRGFGFVEMSSEDEEAKAIESLDGAEWMGRELRVNKARPRENNRGGGNGNYRNSNSFSRN, from the coding sequence ATGTCAATCTATGTTGGAAATCTTTCTTATGACGTTACGAAAGAAGATCTTTCTACTGTATTTGCAGAATACGGCACTGTAACTCGTGTTGCTTTACCTTCCGATCGCGAAACTGGTCGTCCGCGAGGCTTCGGCTTTGTCGAAATGAGCAGTGAAGATGAAGAAGCTAAAGCAATAGAAAGTTTAGACGGTGCCGAGTGGATGGGAAGAGAATTAAGAGTTAATAAAGCCAGACCGAGAGAAAATAATCGAGGTGGCGGTAATGGTAATTATCGCAACAGCAATAGCTTTTCTCGCAACTAG
- a CDS encoding aminopeptidase P family protein, with product MNLSILKHRRQKLADLLETPVILWSGKAIARNFPANTFPFRCNSHFLYFTGLPLENAAIRLVDGKLELFIDEPLSEASLWQGEMPTRARVAAEIGAERAYPLSELTGKTANAATIAVGDLSTYQQQCRLLNRNVYSNRSRDRGLAKAIIKLRLQHDDLAVRELRQAASVTVKAHQAGMKATLKAKTEAEVRAAMEGEIIAHNMSCAYNSIVTVHGEVLHNQKYTNNLQSGDLLLADVGAETTNGWASDVTRTWAVSGRFSTTQRDIYQIVLAAHDRCIAEMQPGVEYRDIHLLAATTITEGLVDLGILRGNPENLVEIDAHALFFPHGVGHLLGLDVHDMEDLGDVAGYEAGRVRSDRFGLNYLRLDRPLQPGMLVTIEPGFYQVPAILNEPQRCDRYRNVVNWELLTQFADVRGIRIEDDVLITESGTEVLTAKLPNKLTEVEELVISG from the coding sequence ATGAATCTTTCAATATTAAAGCACAGAAGACAAAAATTAGCAGATTTACTGGAAACTCCCGTTATTTTATGGTCTGGAAAGGCGATCGCTCGCAATTTTCCAGCTAATACTTTTCCTTTTCGCTGTAATAGCCATTTTCTTTATTTTACAGGTCTACCTTTAGAAAATGCTGCAATTCGCCTGGTAGATGGCAAACTAGAGCTATTTATTGATGAGCCACTCTCTGAAGCTTCACTCTGGCAGGGAGAAATGCCTACAAGAGCGCGAGTTGCTGCCGAGATTGGTGCCGAGCGCGCCTATCCCTTATCTGAGTTGACTGGAAAAACTGCTAATGCGGCTACCATTGCCGTAGGGGATTTATCAACCTATCAACAGCAGTGTCGGTTATTAAATAGAAATGTTTATAGCAATCGATCGAGAGATCGCGGTTTAGCCAAGGCGATAATAAAGTTGCGTCTACAACACGATGACTTGGCTGTACGAGAACTACGTCAGGCAGCATCTGTCACTGTCAAAGCCCATCAAGCGGGAATGAAAGCAACTCTTAAGGCTAAAACCGAAGCCGAAGTACGAGCGGCAATGGAAGGGGAGATTATCGCTCATAATATGAGTTGTGCGTATAACAGCATCGTTACCGTACACGGCGAAGTATTACACAATCAAAAATATACCAATAATCTTCAGTCTGGAGATTTGCTACTTGCCGATGTCGGTGCGGAAACCACTAACGGTTGGGCTAGTGACGTTACTCGCACCTGGGCAGTTTCTGGCAGGTTTTCTACCACTCAACGAGACATCTATCAAATAGTGTTAGCAGCACACGATCGCTGTATTGCCGAAATGCAGCCAGGAGTTGAATATCGAGACATTCATCTGCTAGCGGCGACGACGATAACAGAAGGCTTAGTAGACCTCGGTATCTTGCGCGGTAACCCAGAAAATTTGGTAGAAATAGACGCTCATGCTTTGTTTTTTCCTCACGGTGTCGGACATCTACTTGGCTTAGACGTTCACGACATGGAAGATTTAGGGGATGTGGCGGGATATGAAGCTGGTAGAGTAAGAAGCGATCGCTTTGGTTTGAACTATTTACGCTTAGATCGTCCTTTACAGCCTGGTATGCTAGTTACTATCGAACCTGGTTTTTATCAAGTTCCTGCAATTTTAAACGAGCCTCAAAGGTGCGATCGTTATCGAAATGTAGTTAATTGGGAGCTTCTAACCCAGTTTGCCGATGTGCGAGGTATTAGAATTGAGGATGATGTTTTAATAACCGAATCGGGAACAGAAGTCTTAACTGCCAAGCTACCTAATAAATTAACAGAAGTAGAAGAGTTAGTAATTAGCGGTTAG
- the cobN gene encoding cobaltochelatase subunit CobN: MHKLAALPGGWNPNVEGVVFIEQNPAPIIFITSADTDIQTTAAALSLLQTAQTPHFEGEKASLPDDYASPYPSDYASAYLSHRNFAEVRVANLLNLQQQASIDFYVDTVLSKARIIILRLLGGSSYWTYGLEAVKEIARLHDIALFVLPGDDTPDLDLISHSTVSLTAVNRLWRYLVEGGSQNYLNALKFASDLGLHTSYNPPQPKPVPNLGLYTGDWQSILSESPQFTSAVGILFYRSHYLAGNTLPIDYLVKALLARNIRPIPIFIASLRKPEIQSELLTLLQQKSVGLLLNTTSFSLAKIDDAAQTKFWQRLNLPVLQVIFSSSSKEQWQASWQGLTPRDVAMNVALPEVDGRIITRAVSFKSVQTWNERLETNVVVYQPQSDRIEYVAELAVNWLRLRQTDNRKKKIAVILANYPNKDGRIANGVGLDTPASCIEILNALQQAEYSIKDIPTTGEELIRRLTVGITNDPESQNRLVNQSLSTAEYQKYWQSLPPEVQQAISNRWGNNLTQSKIPISGIQLGNIFIGIQPSRGYDRDPSLNYHAPDLEPTHEYLAFYYWLRTKFAAQAIVHVGKHGNLEWLPGKSLALSANCYPEIALQTIPNIYPFIVNDPGEGSQAKRRSQAVIIDHLTPPLTRAELYGGLVKLEALIDEYYEAQSLDPSRLEIISDRITDLVREENLDKDLGIATINSQSIIEFLTLADGYLCELKEAQIRDGLHIFGKCPQGTQLRDLTVAIARCPSFDRLGIIQALAKDLNLNFDPLVDRDIIPIDSLQTLESLNSLLVSFQLGRLSKSANTYDIIEALEQIAAKLIENIISNKPLSITNSNFPNTYQQLQWIANTLLPNLRKSDREIFNLIKALDGEYVPSGASGAPTRGRPEVLPTGRNFYSVDIRGIPTETAWDMGRKAAEAVIERYTQEHGEYPQTLAISIWGTSTMRTGGDDIAQVMALMGVQPVWDGLSRRVVDFEILDEAVLERPRVDVTVRVSGFFRDSFPNLIHLLNKITQAVANLPESASINPLAEGVRAESRLWQQQGLDEDTAFTKASYRVFGSKPGAYGAGLQGLIEAQNWQSEDDLARAYLNWSAYAYDGSGKGYAAAESFERRLKQLQVVLHNQDNREHDLLDSDDYYQFQGGLTAAVRSLSGKNPEVYFGDNSIPANPRVRKLSEEIARVYRSRVINPKWLQGVMRHGYKGAFEMAATVDYLFAYDATTKCVPDHMYRGIAETYILDEKIQHFVRDNNPWALRDMAERLLEANQRNMWSNATPKMLEELKVIVNSAEGIIEEI, translated from the coding sequence ATGCATAAACTAGCTGCTCTCCCTGGGGGTTGGAATCCTAATGTTGAAGGTGTAGTATTTATCGAACAAAATCCCGCACCAATTATTTTTATTACTTCAGCCGATACGGATATTCAAACAACTGCTGCTGCCCTGTCTTTGTTACAGACGGCACAAACCCCGCACTTCGAGGGCGAGAAAGCTTCCTTACCAGACGATTACGCGTCTCCGTACCCTTCGGATTACGCATCCGCGTACCTTTCACATCGCAACTTTGCCGAAGTCAGAGTAGCTAATTTGTTAAATTTACAGCAACAGGCAAGCATTGACTTTTATGTAGATACCGTACTATCTAAAGCGCGCATTATTATTTTACGTCTTTTAGGCGGCAGTAGCTATTGGACTTATGGTTTGGAAGCTGTTAAAGAAATAGCCAGACTACACGATATTGCTTTATTTGTGTTACCAGGAGATGATACGCCAGATCTCGATTTAATCAGTCACTCTACGGTTTCTCTTACGGCTGTCAATAGACTTTGGCGTTATTTAGTAGAAGGTGGCAGCCAAAATTATCTCAATGCTTTAAAATTTGCCAGCGATCTTGGTTTGCATACTAGCTATAATCCTCCTCAACCTAAACCCGTACCCAATCTCGGACTATATACAGGCGATTGGCAGAGTATTTTATCTGAATCGCCTCAATTTACTTCTGCAGTTGGCATCTTATTCTATCGTTCTCACTATTTGGCAGGTAATACCTTACCAATAGATTATTTGGTTAAAGCTTTATTAGCCAGAAATATTCGTCCAATACCGATATTTATCGCTTCCTTACGAAAACCAGAAATCCAGTCAGAATTATTAACTCTACTGCAACAAAAGTCAGTCGGATTGCTACTAAACACTACCAGCTTTTCTCTAGCCAAAATCGACGATGCAGCACAAACGAAGTTTTGGCAACGGTTAAATCTACCAGTCTTGCAAGTAATTTTTAGCAGCAGCAGTAAAGAACAATGGCAGGCAAGCTGGCAAGGATTAACCCCTAGAGATGTAGCAATGAATGTGGCACTCCCCGAAGTGGATGGCAGGATTATTACTCGCGCCGTGTCTTTTAAGTCAGTACAAACTTGGAACGAACGGTTAGAAACCAATGTAGTTGTCTATCAACCCCAAAGCGATCGCATCGAATACGTAGCCGAACTTGCCGTTAACTGGCTAAGACTTCGGCAGACTGACAATAGGAAGAAAAAAATTGCTGTTATCTTAGCCAACTATCCTAATAAAGATGGCAGAATCGCTAACGGAGTTGGTTTGGATACCCCTGCAAGCTGTATTGAAATTTTAAACGCCTTACAGCAAGCTGAATATTCAATAAAAGACATTCCTACTACAGGAGAAGAATTAATTCGGCGTTTGACGGTAGGCATTACCAACGATCCTGAAAGTCAGAATCGTTTGGTCAATCAATCTTTGTCCACAGCAGAGTATCAAAAATATTGGCAGAGTTTGCCCCCTGAAGTGCAACAGGCAATTAGCAATCGCTGGGGCAACAATCTTACACAATCTAAAATTCCCATTTCTGGCATTCAATTAGGCAATATTTTTATCGGCATTCAACCATCGAGGGGATACGATCGCGATCCGAGTTTAAATTATCACGCACCAGATTTAGAGCCTACCCATGAATATTTAGCCTTTTATTACTGGTTGCGAACTAAATTTGCTGCCCAAGCCATAGTTCATGTAGGCAAACACGGTAACTTAGAATGGTTGCCAGGAAAAAGTCTGGCTTTATCTGCCAACTGCTATCCAGAAATTGCCTTACAAACGATCCCTAATATCTATCCCTTTATCGTTAACGATCCTGGTGAAGGTTCTCAAGCTAAAAGGCGATCGCAAGCGGTAATTATCGATCATCTCACGCCACCACTAACCCGTGCCGAACTCTATGGTGGGTTGGTCAAACTCGAAGCTTTAATTGACGAATATTATGAAGCACAAAGCCTCGATCCCTCTCGTCTGGAGATAATTAGCGATCGCATTACAGATTTAGTTCGAGAAGAAAATTTAGATAAAGATTTGGGGATCGCAACTATAAATAGTCAATCGATTATTGAATTTCTTACCCTTGCTGACGGTTATCTTTGCGAATTAAAAGAAGCTCAAATCAGAGACGGCTTGCATATATTTGGTAAATGCCCCCAAGGAACTCAACTTAGAGATCTCACAGTTGCGATCGCTCGTTGTCCTAGTTTTGACCGTCTCGGTATTATCCAAGCTTTAGCTAAAGACTTAAACTTAAACTTCGATCCCCTTGTAGATCGAGATATAATTCCTATTGATTCGCTTCAAACTCTAGAGTCTTTAAACTCTCTTTTAGTATCTTTCCAGCTTGGCAGATTATCTAAGAGCGCAAATACTTACGACATCATTGAAGCTTTAGAACAAATTGCCGCCAAACTTATAGAAAACATTATTTCTAATAAGCCACTGTCAATTACAAATTCTAATTTCCCTAACACTTACCAACAACTACAGTGGATCGCTAACACCTTATTACCCAATTTAAGAAAAAGCGATCGCGAAATTTTTAATCTAATTAAAGCTTTAGACGGCGAATACGTTCCCAGTGGGGCATCAGGCGCACCAACCAGAGGTAGACCCGAAGTCCTACCCACAGGACGCAATTTTTATTCTGTAGATATTCGCGGTATTCCGACTGAAACCGCCTGGGATATGGGACGCAAAGCCGCAGAAGCCGTAATCGAACGTTATACCCAAGAACACGGCGAATATCCCCAAACTCTAGCTATTTCTATCTGGGGAACTTCTACTATGCGTACGGGAGGAGACGATATCGCTCAAGTCATGGCTTTGATGGGCGTACAGCCAGTTTGGGATGGCTTATCTCGTAGAGTTGTAGACTTTGAAATTCTAGATGAAGCAGTTCTCGAACGTCCCCGCGTCGATGTTACGGTTCGGGTATCGGGCTTTTTTCGCGACTCGTTCCCCAATCTAATTCATCTATTAAATAAAATAACCCAGGCGGTAGCTAATTTACCAGAATCAGCCTCAATTAATCCTCTGGCAGAAGGAGTTCGAGCCGAAAGTCGGTTATGGCAACAGCAGGGACTGGACGAAGATACCGCATTTACCAAAGCTAGTTATCGTGTATTTGGCTCTAAACCAGGTGCCTATGGTGCTGGCTTACAAGGTTTAATTGAGGCGCAAAACTGGCAGAGTGAAGACGATTTGGCTCGCGCCTATCTTAACTGGAGTGCCTATGCTTATGACGGCAGTGGTAAAGGTTATGCCGCAGCAGAATCTTTCGAGCGAAGATTAAAACAATTACAGGTCGTGCTGCACAATCAAGACAACCGAGAACACGATTTATTAGACTCCGACGACTACTATCAGTTTCAAGGAGGCTTAACTGCCGCAGTACGCAGTTTATCTGGTAAAAATCCCGAAGTTTATTTTGGCGATAATTCCATTCCTGCCAATCCTAGAGTTAGAAAATTGAGCGAAGAAATTGCCAGAGTGTATCGTTCTCGCGTTATTAATCCCAAATGGCTACAGGGTGTCATGCGACATGGTTATAAAGGTGCCTTTGAAATGGCAGCCACGGTAGATTATCTGTTTGCCTATGATGCCACTACTAAATGCGTACCAGACCACATGTATCGAGGCATTGCCGAGACTTACATCTTAGATGAAAAAATACAGCATTTTGTTCGCGACAACAATCCCTGGGCATTAAGGGACATGGCAGAAAGACTTTTAGAAGCCAATCAAAGAAATATGTGGAGTAATGCCACGCCAAAAATGCTTGAAGAACTAAAAGTAATTGTTAACAGCGCAGAAGGAATTATTGAAGAGATTTAA
- a CDS encoding DUF4332 domain-containing protein has protein sequence MQPYYCAIEELPGLKSTDIKLLKINGIIGTKELIEQTSTIQKRQLLANRLQLKIEYVNKWLALADLSRIPSVNHRYCGLVLHSGIASVSQLAETPIGRLHQQVLRLSVATTRRKDLSPSVEIVRQWIKEAKLLVESSKIKIGKKKAR, from the coding sequence ATGCAGCCTTATTATTGTGCAATTGAGGAACTTCCTGGATTAAAATCTACGGATATTAAGTTGCTTAAAATCAATGGTATAATAGGCACCAAGGAATTAATCGAACAAACCTCTACTATTCAAAAAAGACAGCTTTTAGCCAATCGCTTGCAGCTAAAAATTGAATACGTTAACAAATGGCTAGCTCTAGCAGATTTGTCTCGTATTCCCAGCGTCAATCATCGATATTGCGGATTGGTTTTACATTCAGGTATAGCTTCTGTATCTCAGTTAGCCGAAACTCCAATCGGTCGCCTGCATCAGCAGGTACTCCGACTATCGGTTGCTACCACGCGCCGAAAAGACTTATCGCCCTCTGTAGAAATTGTCAGACAGTGGATAAAAGAGGCAAAGCTGCTAGTTGAGAGTAGTAAAATAAAAATTGGCAAAAAAAAAGCTCGATAA
- a CDS encoding DUF1815 family protein yields the protein MFIRLAQQHRQFVRDLVMTLKALAIALENKGYLASCYTCGAEMSSASFMVSLKDEHLIRFLVSDYGITWTEMRDDRELMKLEGAEAIAQLQDLADLVKYQIQPPQPQNRNSQQAEYIPSA from the coding sequence GTGTTTATTAGACTCGCACAGCAACACCGTCAATTCGTTCGCGATTTGGTGATGACGCTTAAAGCATTGGCGATCGCGCTAGAAAATAAAGGTTATTTAGCTTCCTGCTACACCTGTGGTGCAGAAATGAGCAGTGCGTCTTTTATGGTCAGTCTCAAAGACGAGCATTTAATTCGCTTCTTAGTTTCCGATTATGGAATTACCTGGACTGAAATGCGCGACGATCGCGAATTAATGAAGCTAGAAGGCGCAGAAGCGATCGCGCAATTGCAAGACTTGGCAGATTTGGTAAAATATCAAATTCAGCCGCCACAGCCTCAAAATCGTAACTCACAACAAGCAGAGTATATACCTTCAGCCTAG